The proteins below come from a single Salvelinus fontinalis isolate EN_2023a chromosome 1, ASM2944872v1, whole genome shotgun sequence genomic window:
- the prrg4 gene encoding transmembrane gamma-carboxyglutamic acid protein 4, with product MAMLLHLFILYQLLPCGNFACMRKLLHTTGTEDQSKEVFVQEEQANAFLGRHLLANRFDFELFTPGNLERECFEEVCSYEEAREVFENVPQTEDFWKKYTEDENTRPSRLDVTALLVGLIAAGVAVVIFGLLVWYFCQGSCKDNLSRAGSVRVRPRRSNASLIMRRLDEVSLQPVLLPPPEEIDPPGLPSYEDAIGKTGTHDAPPPPYPGSQPGSIRR from the exons ATGGCGATGCTTTTGCATTTATTCATACTGTATCAACTGCTTCCCTGTGGAAACTTTGCTTGTATGAGAAAGTTATTACACACCACAGGGACGGAGGACCAGTCAAAAGAAG TTTTTGTGCAAGAGGAGCAGGCAAATGCATTCTTAGGACGCCATCTATTGGCCAACCGATTTGACTTTGAGCTCTTCACTCCTGGGAATTTGGAGAGGGAGTGCTTTGAAGAAGTCTGCAGCTATGAGGAAGCACGAGAGGTCTTTGAAAATGTCCCTCAGACT GAGGACTTCTGGAAAAAGTACACAGAGG ATGAGAACACGCGGCCATCGCGGCTGGATGTGACTGCCCTGCTTGTGGGTCTGATCGCGGCAGGGGTGGCCGTCGTCATCTTCGGCCTGTTGGTCTGGTACTTCTGCCAGGGGAGTTGTAAGGATAACCTCTCACGTGCAGG CTCTGTTAGGGTGCGTCCAAGGCGCAGTAATGCCTCGCTGATCATGCGGAGACTGGATGAGGTCTCTCTGCAGCCTGTGCTCCTGCCCCCACCAGAGGAGATTGACCCCCCAGGCCTGCCCTCCTATGAGGACGCCATCGGAAAAACCGGAACGCACGACGCCCCACCTCCTCCTTACCCTGG GTCTCAACCTGGAAGTATTCGACGATAG